The Blastocatellia bacterium genome includes a region encoding these proteins:
- the queF gene encoding preQ(1) synthase, giving the protein MTGYTEEHARAGLDAELPPIDCWPNQFPGYEITIVIPEFTSVCPKTGLPDFGTITIRYEPRDLCLELKSLKYYILGYRSLGIFYENAVNRILRDVVAACQPVWAEVKGEFNVRGGMRSIIQARYEAATPEKRT; this is encoded by the coding sequence ATGACAGGCTATACGGAGGAGCACGCCCGAGCGGGGCTGGATGCCGAGCTACCGCCGATTGACTGCTGGCCCAATCAGTTCCCCGGTTACGAGATCACCATCGTTATTCCGGAATTCACTTCCGTCTGTCCGAAAACGGGACTGCCGGACTTCGGGACGATCACCATTCGGTACGAGCCCAGGGACCTGTGCCTCGAACTGAAGTCGCTCAAGTACTATATTCTCGGCTATCGTTCGCTCGGTATCTTTTACGAGAACGCAGTGAACCGCATTCTCAGAGATGTCGTCGCGGCCTGCCAGCCGGTGTGGGCAGAAGTCAAGGGCGAGTTCAACGTACGTGGCGGAATGAGGAGCATCATCCAGGCGCGGTATGAGGCCGCAACCCCGGAGAAACGGACTTAG
- a CDS encoding riboflavin synthase yields MFTGIIEAMGLLRRRTVRPSGARLTIETGAFAEELAPGASIGVNGVCLTVVECEGGTFTADLSEETLRRTTLGKLAIGSPVNLERPVAVGGRLGGHIVQGHVDATATLLQKVGSIEGQVHRYSLPRKLQRYVVSKGSIAVDGVSLTVADLGEQWFAVALIPETLKRTTLGRLEVGDEVNLEVDILAKYVERLLTARLTTSEATELTVERLKELGY; encoded by the coding sequence ATGTTCACCGGGATAATCGAAGCGATGGGGCTGCTTCGCCGACGCACGGTTCGACCCTCCGGTGCGCGGCTGACGATTGAGACGGGGGCGTTCGCCGAAGAGCTTGCGCCGGGCGCGAGCATTGGCGTCAATGGGGTCTGCCTCACCGTTGTCGAATGCGAGGGGGGGACTTTTACGGCTGATTTATCGGAGGAGACGCTCCGGCGAACGACCCTGGGGAAGCTGGCCATCGGTTCACCGGTGAATCTGGAACGCCCGGTTGCCGTGGGTGGGCGCCTGGGTGGACACATCGTTCAGGGGCATGTTGATGCAACGGCGACGCTCCTTCAGAAAGTCGGATCAATCGAGGGGCAGGTTCATCGCTACTCGCTCCCCAGGAAGCTGCAGCGCTATGTCGTCAGCAAAGGCTCGATCGCCGTTGATGGTGTAAGCCTCACGGTCGCCGATCTCGGTGAACAATGGTTCGCTGTTGCCCTTATTCCCGAAACATTGAAACGAACCACGCTCGGTCGTCTTGAGGTCGGCGACGAAGTCAATCTGGAAGTGGACATCCTGGCCAAATACGTCGAACGGCTTCTGACAGCACGGCTAACAACGTCCGAAGCGACGGAGCTGACTGTGGAACGACTCAAGGAGTTGGGCTATTGA
- the ribB gene encoding 3,4-dihydroxy-2-butanone-4-phosphate synthase translates to MTSVTESVRVFATIPEAVEDIRQGRMIIIVDDEDRENEGDLCCAAEKVTPDIINFMAKHGRGLICLSLTEQRCDELQLPLQVSENTSRFETAFCISIDAREGVTTGISAADRARTILTAVDPRSRPEDLVRPGHIFPLRARRGGVLVRPGQTEASVDLARLAGLTPAGVICEIMNDDGTMARLPQLIEFAAEHGLKIITVADLIRYRLQHETLVRIAAEALIPTPYGPFRVCAFENDLNDEVHLALVRGDVSRAEPVLVRVHTQSVLGDVFGSLVDEAGKQLRQALERIAQEGRGVLLYLIKREGLGQGLVRQVAKHRLIAQGQSERDAAEALRPAWDMRDYGIGAQILYHLGVRRMRLLTNHPKRLTALAGFGLEIVESIPLLDPAGESAPDDRA, encoded by the coding sequence ATGACATCGGTGACCGAGTCGGTGCGTGTCTTTGCCACCATCCCGGAGGCGGTGGAGGACATCCGCCAGGGGCGGATGATCATTATCGTGGACGATGAGGATCGAGAAAACGAGGGTGATCTCTGTTGTGCAGCGGAGAAGGTGACGCCCGACATCATTAACTTCATGGCCAAGCACGGGCGGGGATTAATCTGCTTGTCGTTGACCGAGCAGCGATGCGACGAGCTGCAACTGCCCCTGCAGGTGAGTGAGAACACCTCGCGCTTCGAGACCGCCTTTTGCATCAGCATTGATGCCCGCGAGGGTGTGACGACGGGCATCTCGGCGGCCGATCGCGCCCGCACGATCTTGACCGCCGTTGATCCGCGCAGTCGTCCCGAGGACCTGGTTCGTCCCGGCCATATCTTCCCGTTGCGGGCGCGGCGCGGAGGAGTTCTCGTTCGTCCCGGACAGACAGAGGCATCGGTTGATCTGGCGCGGCTGGCCGGTCTCACGCCCGCGGGCGTCATCTGCGAAATCATGAACGATGATGGGACGATGGCCCGCCTCCCTCAGCTCATCGAGTTCGCCGCGGAGCACGGGTTGAAGATCATCACCGTCGCCGATCTGATTCGTTATCGCCTTCAGCACGAGACGCTGGTCAGGATCGCCGCCGAGGCGCTCATTCCAACCCCCTACGGTCCCTTTCGAGTCTGTGCTTTTGAGAATGACCTGAACGACGAGGTCCATCTGGCGCTCGTCCGAGGCGACGTCTCCCGCGCCGAGCCGGTTCTCGTTCGCGTTCATACGCAATCGGTCCTCGGCGATGTTTTCGGAAGTCTGGTGGACGAAGCCGGGAAGCAACTGCGACAGGCTCTCGAACGCATTGCCCAGGAAGGCCGTGGCGTCCTGCTGTACCTTATCAAACGCGAGGGATTGGGTCAGGGGCTTGTCCGTCAGGTGGCCAAGCATCGGCTCATCGCCCAGGGGCAGAGCGAGCGGGACGCCGCCGAGGCGCTCCGACCCGCCTGGGACATGCGTGATTATGGAATTGGGGCTCAGATCCTGTACCATCTTGGAGTCCGGCGGATGCGTCTGTTGACGAATCATCCCAAGCGACTGACGGCGCTGGCGGGATTCGGACTGGAGATCGTCGAGTCTATCCCTCTGCTTGATCCAGCAGGTGAATCGGCACCCGACGACCGAGCATGA
- a CDS encoding translocation/assembly module TamB domain-containing protein, with protein MRRPLIFILGAILTVGLLLVGWLSSDGFDAVVRHRLQESLLRVNLRSTVAAVDLDLLHRTLRITGLRLFPGEQSEPVLDVQNVRVMFKVRDFFRRDILLEDVEIAGARLHIITDEKGRPNIEAIDLSSLRQPGKKAYTVKIGRLMIREGEIEIRDRRYPVELRVHDFSMSVQPVSSRWQLEARSADAELVSGGGRTWQRITRLELSAQVDQRGVSVQRLRLLSDGVDLLGTGHIAGWDPPRYDFDVCAQANLSGWAEAVMSQGQGIISLRGRIVGTGSDYRIEGGLETRRAAFAGVTLGGLMTHLTGSSDAAPDSRAFAASMRTTADLLFASLFRIRHLDLAARIVGPTLIGQLRAPGGNVGLIPVEDVRVRFRATANHLQLEEMAARTLNGRVRGEGIIRFSDASRAVLEFQDVSLAEVARLLSGRHLPIAAVVSGRLSVTWPGLSLGRLRGHSRAIMSAPPAGSTEALPVAGEMTAAFTGSTIALDPSRVVLGETTARVNGRVSGKGDFDLHLDGASGNLAELEKLLAAWGHRTDQLTRGVVPRLAGSGRFDLSVSRAKHAVRVSGSAELKDILVGSEPVTSLRSEFLYDGSSLELTHAEARWASGASADFSLRLVPGSETGISLRGRCVGVDIRGWARLFQRDFPLAGRLTATANLDDLPSAPHGMVEGTLTQGELRLGHQPISFTRATGQVEIERSRYRLSRVTVAAGGGTIRLAGWVDMSVKEFDLSADARDVVLGSLLEASGLDIGDVNGRLSGNLTGSGTLSQPQVEGRIRLTEVVIRKKAAGRIEAEFRRERGRTTFTVEPTLFGQTWRIEGGISGTEGGAIMSARTRLDEFDLAPYLDLAGVSGDIKAVVSGAIDASVPVDDLNDARVRAEISRLTLQLGEYALTNRRTVSLEFHSTRAKIEAMSLSGENTDLDVAGVIDLVGLFGSPGDEGLTDLTLGGRVDLRLLRTFYPNLFASGRATVRATVRGSFTRPRLSGVMDIADASLRLVDWPIALVGGEGRIRFTADQALIEGLRAQVNGGDLALSGGLILRNLKADRWRLVMKAEGVQITYPAGFRSLLDGDLVLQGNRQVQVLSGTVDIRRSEYHENVDLAQLILASKNTLPMPRGIEIKPPMTLDVRVQGLDTVVVRNNLADVVGSAWLHVGGTLGAPRLTGTAIVTRGTLRFRDRDYQITRGRIDFPETLDSRPRFTVEAETDIRGYRVIVTFLGTLDRFQTSLRSEPTLTVDEIVSLITTGDFTPSRGLTSSPAASSVGTAANLLFSELTHRAEEFTGKLFGINRFQLDPLVVGRGSDPTARITIGRQVTRDLSILYSTNLSSTQEQVVIVEYRLSNRFSLVGVRDQDGNFSFDLRIRKRF; from the coding sequence ATGCGACGACCTCTGATTTTCATCCTCGGCGCGATTCTCACCGTTGGTCTGCTGCTGGTCGGCTGGCTTTCCAGCGACGGATTCGATGCCGTCGTGCGTCATCGGCTGCAGGAATCGCTTCTCCGCGTCAACCTTCGGAGCACGGTGGCAGCAGTTGATCTTGATCTCTTGCACCGAACGCTGAGGATTACCGGGTTGAGGCTTTTTCCCGGTGAGCAGTCCGAACCCGTCCTGGATGTCCAGAACGTGCGGGTGATGTTCAAAGTCCGCGATTTCTTCCGACGGGACATTCTCCTGGAAGATGTCGAGATCGCAGGCGCACGGCTGCATATCATCACCGATGAGAAAGGCCGACCCAACATCGAGGCGATTGATCTGTCGTCGCTGCGCCAGCCGGGAAAGAAGGCGTACACGGTGAAAATCGGTCGCCTCATGATCCGGGAGGGAGAGATCGAGATTCGTGACCGGCGGTATCCGGTGGAGCTTCGCGTTCATGACTTTTCGATGTCGGTTCAGCCAGTTTCCTCTCGGTGGCAATTGGAGGCTCGGAGCGCGGATGCCGAACTGGTCTCGGGAGGCGGCCGAACCTGGCAACGGATCACTCGTCTTGAACTGTCAGCTCAGGTGGATCAACGAGGTGTGAGCGTGCAGCGGTTGAGACTCTTGAGCGATGGGGTGGACCTTCTGGGCACAGGTCATATCGCGGGATGGGATCCGCCTCGATACGACTTTGATGTTTGCGCCCAGGCCAATCTGTCGGGATGGGCCGAGGCAGTCATGAGCCAGGGGCAGGGGATTATCAGCCTGCGCGGGCGGATCGTCGGAACGGGATCAGACTATCGCATCGAGGGAGGGCTCGAAACGCGGCGCGCTGCTTTTGCGGGAGTCACCCTGGGTGGATTGATGACTCACCTGACGGGATCGTCCGATGCGGCTCCCGATTCAAGAGCTTTCGCGGCATCAATGAGGACGACGGCTGACCTCCTGTTTGCGTCCCTTTTCCGGATCCGGCATCTCGATCTCGCCGCGAGGATTGTGGGACCAACACTGATCGGGCAATTGCGTGCGCCCGGCGGCAATGTCGGGTTGATCCCCGTTGAGGACGTGCGCGTTCGCTTTCGAGCGACAGCGAACCACCTGCAACTCGAAGAGATGGCGGCGCGAACCCTGAATGGGCGGGTGCGAGGAGAGGGGATTATTCGCTTCTCGGACGCATCCCGGGCCGTGCTTGAGTTTCAGGATGTCAGTCTGGCCGAAGTTGCTCGGTTGCTCTCAGGACGACATTTGCCCATCGCCGCCGTCGTCAGCGGGCGCCTATCGGTGACGTGGCCGGGTCTTTCTCTGGGCCGACTCAGGGGGCATTCGAGAGCGATCATGTCAGCGCCCCCGGCGGGGAGCACCGAAGCTCTCCCCGTGGCGGGAGAGATGACGGCGGCGTTTACCGGCTCAACAATCGCTCTCGACCCCTCTCGCGTTGTTCTGGGCGAGACAACCGCCCGCGTCAACGGCAGAGTATCCGGGAAGGGGGATTTCGATCTCCATCTCGATGGAGCGAGCGGCAACCTCGCCGAACTGGAGAAACTGCTCGCGGCCTGGGGCCACAGGACCGATCAACTGACGCGTGGAGTTGTTCCTCGCCTCGCGGGGTCCGGACGGTTCGATCTCTCGGTGAGCAGAGCCAAGCACGCGGTTCGCGTCAGTGGAAGCGCCGAGCTGAAGGACATTCTCGTCGGAAGCGAACCGGTGACATCGCTGCGGAGCGAGTTCCTCTATGACGGTTCGTCGCTGGAGCTGACGCATGCTGAGGCTCGTTGGGCAAGCGGGGCATCGGCGGATTTCTCACTGCGACTTGTCCCGGGATCGGAAACAGGAATTTCTCTCAGAGGGCGATGTGTCGGAGTGGATATTCGAGGGTGGGCGCGATTGTTCCAAAGAGACTTTCCCCTTGCGGGACGGCTGACGGCGACGGCGAATCTGGATGATCTTCCGTCGGCGCCGCATGGAATGGTGGAGGGCACGCTCACTCAAGGGGAACTTCGGCTGGGCCATCAGCCGATCTCCTTCACCCGCGCAACCGGTCAGGTGGAGATCGAACGGTCTCGTTACCGGCTGAGTCGAGTCACCGTGGCTGCCGGTGGGGGAACCATTCGTCTGGCCGGATGGGTTGATATGTCGGTCAAAGAATTCGACCTGAGTGCCGATGCCAGAGACGTTGTTCTCGGCTCATTGCTGGAAGCTTCGGGTCTGGACATTGGTGATGTCAACGGGCGGTTGAGCGGGAATCTGACCGGAAGCGGGACATTGTCCCAGCCGCAGGTGGAGGGTCGAATCCGGCTAACGGAGGTCGTCATCAGGAAAAAGGCGGCGGGCCGAATCGAGGCCGAGTTTCGCCGTGAGCGGGGTCGGACGACGTTTACCGTCGAGCCCACCCTCTTCGGACAGACGTGGCGGATCGAAGGTGGGATCAGCGGCACGGAGGGTGGAGCGATCATGTCAGCTCGGACTCGGCTCGATGAATTCGATCTCGCGCCCTACCTCGACCTCGCGGGAGTCTCCGGAGACATTAAAGCAGTGGTGAGCGGAGCCATTGATGCCTCCGTGCCGGTGGACGACCTGAACGATGCGCGTGTCCGTGCAGAGATTTCCCGGCTGACGCTACAGCTCGGCGAGTATGCGCTGACGAATCGGCGGACCGTGAGCCTCGAGTTTCATTCCACGCGGGCCAAGATCGAGGCGATGTCGCTCTCCGGTGAAAATACCGATCTCGATGTGGCGGGTGTGATTGATCTGGTCGGGCTTTTCGGTTCTCCGGGGGACGAGGGGCTCACCGATCTGACGCTTGGCGGACGCGTGGATCTCAGGCTGTTGCGCACGTTCTATCCCAATCTGTTTGCCAGCGGTCGGGCGACGGTTCGCGCCACTGTCCGAGGCAGTTTCACCCGTCCGCGCTTGAGCGGTGTCATGGATATAGCTGATGCCTCGCTGCGTCTTGTGGACTGGCCGATTGCGCTCGTCGGCGGGGAAGGGCGCATTCGATTCACAGCCGATCAGGCGCTTATCGAGGGACTGCGGGCACAGGTCAACGGGGGCGATCTGGCCTTGAGCGGCGGGCTCATTCTCCGAAATTTGAAGGCGGATCGCTGGCGCTTGGTGATGAAGGCTGAGGGAGTTCAAATCACCTATCCGGCGGGATTTCGCTCGCTGCTCGACGGCGATCTCGTCCTTCAAGGAAACCGGCAGGTTCAGGTCCTGAGCGGAACCGTGGATATACGTCGCTCGGAATATCACGAGAACGTAGATCTCGCTCAGTTGATCCTGGCGAGTAAAAACACCCTCCCCATGCCCAGAGGCATTGAGATCAAGCCGCCGATGACGCTCGACGTGCGCGTGCAGGGGCTCGATACGGTCGTCGTGCGCAACAATCTGGCGGATGTCGTGGGCAGCGCCTGGCTCCATGTTGGAGGGACACTGGGGGCACCGCGGCTGACGGGGACAGCGATCGTCACGCGGGGCACGCTTCGTTTTCGTGACCGCGACTATCAGATCACCCGCGGGCGCATTGACTTTCCGGAAACTCTCGATAGCCGACCGCGCTTCACCGTCGAAGCCGAAACCGATATTCGCGGCTATCGCGTGATCGTCACCTTCCTCGGAACTCTTGATCGGTTCCAGACATCGCTGCGGTCGGAGCCGACACTGACCGTTGACGAAATCGTCTCGCTCATCACCACGGGAGATTTTACTCCGAGCCGGGGACTAACGTCCTCCCCTGCCGCCAGTAGTGTGGGGACGGCGGCTAATCTCCTTTTCAGCGAGCTGACCCATCGGGCCGAGGAATTCACCGGGAAACTTTTCGGCATCAACCGGTTTCAACTCGATCCTCTGGTGGTCGGACGCGGCTCCGATCCCACGGCGCGCATCACCATCGGCCGGCAGGTGACGCGCGATCTCTCCATCCTTTACTCGACCAATCTCTCCTCGACGCAAGAACAGGTAGTCATCGTCGAATATCGCTTGAGCAATCGCTTTTCGCTCGTGGGCGTGCGCGATCAGGACGGCAACTTCAGCTTCGATCTCCGCATTCGCAAACGATTCTGA
- a CDS encoding FlgO family outer membrane protein: MIGRTLTHYKILDKLGSGGMGEVYKAYDLTLDRLVAIKILSADAVRNEEHKQRFIQEAKAASALNHPTICTIHEIGQSEGLDYIVMEYIAGQTLTEYVRTHACDIEQKVALALQIAEGLAKAHEAGIVHRDIKPENIMVTEDGLVKIVDFGLAKLIETRHRSGEESVTTEAPTMLLSPSRTPRITTPGMILGTVGFMSPEQAEGKPVDQRSDIFSFGAVLYEMFTGEEPFARPTPLQSLHALLHEEPKPLSPDLPEALHHIIRKALEKDPDHRYQTLRDMIADLKRLKRDSASGERARRHRPIPRTTVLASTMFNRRSGAFLIILALLVAVMTVSALVWHRSRRRAAPSFPSPTVRTLAILPFRNLRNDQEFDFLGFSLADAITTKLAFVHSLVVRPSSSVERYKNQAIDPREAGEELGADAVLVGTFLREASQVQVSAQLVEVSSNRILWSDTMRVPVGDIIALQDRISEEIVKNLRLRLSPVEVERMKRDVPRSSLAYEYYLRALSLGESSVDRVKLAIELLEQAVEHDPDYAPAWMELGIRYNTLGISASGGKYYYEKSNAALRRALELNSDLPRAHLQLAQNYTELGRVEDAVAQLRKLLAINPNSPELHLGMAYALRYAGMLEESLKEAEKIEHIDPKYWRNQPRAVVNTYLYLGRYERFLESIPPVETAYTLFYRGFGYYHLGDRTRARENFRRAAQIDPNDVFSQLSQAMSFALDQDRIRGLQLLRTIEAKRADEDVPDGEVTYKLAQVYALLGDQAAALKNLELAIRQGFFAYPYMERDPLLQTLRSHPDYPRILGIARNRHDEFRRRFFP, encoded by the coding sequence ATGATCGGACGGACGCTGACCCATTATAAGATCCTTGACAAGCTCGGCTCCGGCGGCATGGGCGAGGTGTACAAAGCCTACGATCTGACGCTCGACCGCCTGGTAGCGATCAAAATCCTTTCTGCCGACGCCGTCCGCAACGAGGAGCACAAGCAACGGTTCATTCAGGAAGCGAAGGCAGCCTCCGCGCTCAATCACCCCACCATCTGCACCATTCACGAAATCGGTCAGAGCGAGGGACTGGACTACATCGTCATGGAGTATATCGCCGGCCAGACCCTCACCGAGTACGTGCGCACGCACGCCTGCGACATCGAGCAAAAGGTCGCGCTGGCATTGCAGATCGCCGAGGGGCTGGCCAAAGCGCACGAGGCCGGAATCGTCCATCGGGACATTAAGCCGGAGAACATCATGGTGACCGAGGACGGACTGGTGAAGATCGTTGATTTCGGTCTCGCCAAGCTCATCGAAACTCGCCACAGAAGCGGCGAGGAATCGGTCACAACCGAAGCTCCGACAATGCTCCTTTCGCCGAGCCGCACGCCGCGCATCACCACGCCGGGAATGATTCTGGGGACGGTCGGCTTCATGTCGCCCGAGCAAGCCGAGGGCAAGCCGGTGGATCAGCGCAGCGACATCTTCTCATTTGGCGCTGTCCTCTATGAAATGTTCACCGGAGAGGAGCCCTTTGCCCGACCGACGCCCCTTCAATCGCTGCACGCGCTTCTGCACGAGGAGCCCAAGCCGCTGTCACCGGATCTCCCGGAAGCGCTCCACCACATCATTCGCAAGGCCCTGGAGAAAGACCCCGATCACCGCTACCAGACACTGCGGGATATGATCGCCGATCTCAAACGGCTCAAACGCGACTCGGCTTCAGGCGAGCGAGCGCGTCGGCACCGGCCCATCCCCCGCACGACGGTCCTCGCGTCAACGATGTTCAATCGTCGCAGCGGCGCATTTCTCATTATTCTCGCTTTGCTTGTGGCCGTGATGACGGTTTCGGCTCTGGTCTGGCATCGGTCCCGACGAAGGGCTGCTCCTTCATTCCCTTCGCCGACGGTGCGTACGCTGGCGATTTTGCCCTTTCGCAATCTTCGCAACGATCAAGAATTCGACTTCCTCGGATTCTCCCTCGCCGACGCGATCACGACCAAGCTCGCGTTTGTGCACTCGCTCGTCGTTCGCCCCTCGAGCAGCGTCGAACGATACAAGAACCAGGCCATTGATCCCCGCGAGGCCGGAGAGGAACTAGGAGCCGATGCTGTTCTGGTGGGAACGTTCCTGCGCGAAGCCTCACAGGTTCAGGTGAGCGCACAACTGGTCGAAGTGTCGAGCAATCGCATCCTCTGGTCCGACACGATGCGGGTGCCGGTGGGAGACATCATCGCGTTGCAGGATCGGATCTCCGAAGAGATCGTCAAGAACCTGCGGCTCCGTCTGAGTCCCGTCGAAGTCGAGCGGATGAAACGGGATGTGCCCCGGAGTTCCCTGGCCTACGAGTACTACCTGCGGGCGCTCAGTCTCGGCGAATCGAGCGTGGATCGGGTGAAGTTGGCCATTGAGCTGCTGGAGCAAGCCGTCGAGCACGATCCCGATTACGCCCCCGCATGGATGGAGTTGGGAATTCGCTATAACACGCTGGGAATCTCCGCCTCGGGCGGCAAGTACTACTACGAGAAGTCAAATGCCGCGCTCCGACGGGCGCTGGAATTGAACAGCGATCTGCCCCGGGCGCATCTCCAACTGGCGCAGAATTACACCGAACTGGGGCGGGTCGAGGATGCCGTCGCGCAACTACGAAAACTCCTGGCCATTAACCCCAATAGTCCCGAGCTCCATCTCGGCATGGCCTATGCTTTGCGCTACGCCGGAATGCTGGAAGAATCGCTCAAAGAGGCCGAGAAAATCGAGCACATTGACCCCAAATACTGGCGCAATCAACCCCGGGCCGTCGTCAACACGTATCTCTATCTCGGTCGCTATGAGCGATTCCTCGAAAGTATTCCCCCCGTGGAGACGGCCTACACCCTGTTTTATCGCGGGTTTGGGTACTATCACCTGGGGGATCGGACGCGGGCCCGGGAGAATTTTCGGCGGGCCGCGCAGATTGATCCGAACGATGTTTTCTCCCAGCTCAGTCAGGCGATGAGCTTCGCCCTCGATCAGGATCGAATACGGGGGCTTCAGCTTTTGCGAACGATAGAGGCGAAACGAGCAGATGAGGATGTGCCCGATGGTGAAGTCACCTACAAGCTGGCTCAGGTCTATGCGCTGCTCGGCGATCAGGCAGCGGCATTGAAGAATCTGGAGCTGGCGATCCGACAGGGATTTTTCGCCTACCCTTATATGGAGCGGGATCCGTTGTTACAGACGCTCCGCAGCCATCCCGATTACCCCCGTATCCTGGGCATCGCGCGCAACCGACATGACGAGTTCAGACGTCGGTTTTTCCCTTGA